ttgactcTTTGCAATTGAAACCTGAAATGGCCTCTTTGGTTCTTATCCGAGAGGCAAGTATCGTGGGTATCGAACTCTCTGACATCATTCACAACGCTCCATTGAAATTATCCGGTCATTTGAACTGCAAGATATTTAGGTAGAGATGTGTTTTCCTTCGGCTTGATCAACTCTTCAATGGAGAAAGTCCTGGTTCAAAAATGCAGTTGTCCACCGCCTTTAGAGTCTTGATCATTTTCGCCTTGAGCGCGGAGCACTCGAAGATCTGTGAGGGTTGAGAGGGATCTGGAATGCCAAAATAAGCAATCGGGACAGTGTTTTTGTTACAAGTGTCGGCATTTATCCGACGCGAATATCCCGAGTTCTAgtctactagaactagtaatAGGTTACAAACTATAAATATTATATTGTTACAGCTACTAGCTAGGTGGACACGGGAACTACTATACATGCTGCGGCAAGGGCGAATGATGTAGTTGAGATACCTTGCATAGAGGCCAGGAGTAAACAGAAAGTCATGAGGCCCCGCACTCGTGGAATCGCACAAGtaaaacaaacagaacatacTATGTATACGCCCTACCTTTGTACTTGGGTTCTCTCGCGGGGTATTAGATGACGTATGGGCTTCTCCAGATATGTCGGCCCGCAAAAGCCAAGTTTTGGTGATTTGGAAAGGTACTATGTATATGCGGCTTTGTCCTGCCATGTGATCAGAGTCCGGGCAAGCCGCGACCATGCTCATACCCACCATGCATAAATCGGTGTCGCCGGCAGATCTTTTTTGTTGCTAAATCAGCCAGTGCAAGAAATTaaacttatttttttttcgatgcATCTTTGAGGATATCTTTGCCATCTTGGGTTCGTAAGAGATGAGATAAGAGGTACGCATTTCCTTTGTATTCACCTGCAAGCTGCGCGGTCATTGTTGGACGCAGCCGTACCAAGCAGACATACCACTCTGCATAAGATGATCGGATCCGGCTCCGCACCTGAGCAAGCACGGGAATCTCCAGGTTCTTATGCACCCCCAGGACTGGAGGATTCACCACGTAGATCCCGGATCCATGGCATTTGAGGTGGACGAGGTGTAGAGCCTCGATATATAAGGCGACATCTCGTACCACCCCCTGAAGGGCAATCGATAAACACAAGATAGAGTGGTACAAACAACTATGTTCTTCAAGCACTTAAACATCTTTTGCCAAATCCATTTCATGTCCTAGGTTTTCCTTTTGCACCTGGAACTATAGCTTTACCTTCGTTCAATCGTATCAAACCGTCCAACCTCCAACCCATAATAAAACGCAAAACAGTTTAAACATGCAATTCTCAGTCCTTCACATTTTCACCCTTCTCGCCTTGAGCACCTCGGTCCTCGGCGTCCCCACCAGTCAGCACGGGAACAGCGTAGCGCAGGCCGGCAGCGGCAATGCACAACCCATCGCCGGCGCAGGGGCTTCAGCTCCCAGCCCACACGATTCCGGCGAGGCCTGCGTCCCCTGCAAGGAGGGGGACAAGGCCGAGGGCGGAGCGGGCGGCCCCAACAAGCTCAGCACCTGGAGAAAGATTCGCAACAATTCTCGCTATCACGTCCTCGACAAGGTCTTCTTCATGAGGTACAACACGGACAAGCCCAAGGACAAGGCTTACTGGGATTGGAGGGAGGACAAGGTCAAGGGCAAGTCCTGGGACGGTGTTGCCATGCGCAACCATCCGGTTTACACCACGCACGGGCAGACGTTTCTGTGCTGCGGAGGAGGCATTTCAATGGTTGGCGGGGCGCCTGTTGAAAAAGGCACCtagtcttttttgtttggggAAATGGTGGGCTGTGGCCGCACCGGGGCACGCATGATGTTCTGTTTTGGAGATACGGGATCCGGGCCCGATTTATTTGGCAAGCGTGGTGATCTCCATGATTTATCTACCAGTATAAAAAGTAGCCTTGTTGGTATAACCAGCGGGCCTCGCGAGATGCGCTTCTCCGCTGCCTTTCATGTTTTGACGACTCTTGCCTTGAGCGCCTCGACCGACGCAGCAGCTTGCCGGCGGCAGGCACAAAGGGTTTCCCCTGCCCCGGGAAGGAGAATTTGGACATGGATGCCAAATGTGGAGAAGAAGCCCAACTTCTTGTCAAAGGCCTGGACAAAATGTTCAAAAGGCTTGACAGTTACGGTTTATTCCTCGACAAGCTTAAACAAAAGGGCCAGGAGGCTGGCGTTGGGATTAGATAAAGTGTTTGTTTTAACTTCTTTTAGGAACAGGGGTGCTATGAAAACTATCTAGAAGGGTCGGACAAATGTCGTCTTAATTATAGTACAATGAACTCACCCGGTCGCTCGAGACAACTCCACaaacacttttttttcgctacCCTGTAGAGCAAACATGGCCTTTGCAAGACAACCTGCCGCATCCTTCGGCCATCAAATCCACAGGGAGCCAGCTCCTACTCTGAGCGTCCACGTGCCTAAACATAATATATTAGAACTGGGTGTAGAGGGTGACCTGCGGTGTGGTACCGCAGTGCCCTCCCATCTGTCCGCCTCGGGTCTCATGACCGGATTCCCCTTCTATGTTTCCTGcctctgttttttttctttctttttttctttccttttttttctcttcttattCTTTCCAGACTGTTGGTACTGATTACATACTCGGGGCTTTTCGACGCCCACTAACGCCAATTGACGACTGACTTTTGGGTATAAATTTttgattttcttctttcacGAATTCCACCTGccaacaaaataaaaaacaagcGTCATTGAGTCTTCTCCTGGGTGCTCGCGCCCGAGTCGTTGCCGGTGCCCTCGTTGCTGGGGCGCTTGCCGTTGGCAGGCTGCTGGCGCAGGGGCTCGTCGTGGTGGTTGGGGCTGTCCTGCAGGTAGATGCCAAAGACCCTGGACTCGAGGTCGCCATTGTCGTGGTGGGGGTTCTTCTTGGcgctgcggcggcggtgccagACGCGCTTGGCCCACTTCCAGCTCTCGGCGCCGGCGAAGAAGAGGATGAGCTCGACGACCACGATGGCCCACTCCCAGGTGATGCCCTCGTGCTTGAACACCTCGTGGTTGACCACGGGGATGTACATGGTGGGGAAGATGGTGACGAAGCCGACCACGATGGCCCAGAACAGGAAGCGGTTCATCCAGACGTCGCGGATCCAGCGCGTCAGGATGGGCCCGCCCGAGGACCGGAGGTTGAAGAAGGACCGGCGCGGGTGCACCACCTGCCAGGCCAGGAACAGGGCGAACCAGGTCAGGCAGGCAAAGGTGGTGGCTCTGGCGCGGAACACCAGCTCGCACTGGGGCGAGTATTGGGTGTTACAGTTGTCACCGAGTTCTCCGTTGCCGAAACCGTAGACGACCACGACGAAGGCGGACAGACAGCAAGCCGACATCCAGAGACCGTACACGGTCATGTCCAGAAGAAGTTCGGGGGTGAAGACACCGACTTTGAGCTGTGCAGAGGGAAAGAAAAATATAATTAGTACAAGCCTCTTGCGATTTTgtcaaaaaaataaaaaaataaaatccaGCTCCAACTTACGTTTTGCGGTGGCCTGGTGAGAATGTCGGGAGAGGCCAGCTCAAAGCCAAGACCCATATCGGGCAAGCCCGAGGTGACCATGATGACCCAGAGAACTTCGACGGGAGCGAGAGGGAAGACCGAAATGCCGGTGTGGTCCTTGAACACGAGACCGACAAGGAGGGTACAAGCCTGTGCAATGTTTTCGGCCAAGACGTGGAGGATGAACTTTTGGATGTTGTCAAACATGCGGCGTCCTGTTGGATGTGGAGTACCACGTTAGCAAATGGTCTTGGATCAATTACAAAGTTTCTTTTTAGGTTTGTGCACGCTAAAAAGCCTTACCTTCTTCAACGGCGTTCAGGATGGATGCAAAGTTGTCGTCAGTCAGGACAATGTCGGCAGCCTCCTTGGCCACATCGGAACCGGCCTGACCCATGGCAATACCGACGTCGGCGGACTTGAGCGAGGGGCTGTCGTTGACACCGTCTCCGGTCATGGCGACGAACTTGCCGCGGCGGTGGAGAGCGCTGATCATCCTGACCTTGGTGTTGGGCGCACACCGGGCCACGACCAAGGGGAGGTTGGGCAGGGCGTCGACCTCGTCGTCGGTGAGCTTGTCGAACTCGGAGGCGGCCATGACCATGGTCTTGGCGGTGCGCTCGGGGATCTCGGCCATGCGGGTCTTGGGCAGGATGCCGACCTCGATGGCGATGGCACGGGCGGTCTCGGGGTGGTCGCCGGTGAGCATGTGCACCGAGATGCCGGCCTGCTGGCACAGGTGCACGCTCTCGGCGGACTCGGGGCGCGGGGGGTCGTAGAGGCCGATCAGGCCGCGGAAGGTCAGGTGGGCCTCGAACTCGTTGCGCTCGGGCTGCTCCTTTTCGGAAATCTCGCGGACGTTTTCGCGGTTGGCAAAGGCGAGCACGCGGAGACCCATGCGGGCCAGGGACTCCATGTTCTTCATGATGTCGGCGACGTGCTCGTCGGTGATGGGCACGATGCTGGTCTCTGCGCCGTCCTCGCCCCCGATGGCGATGGTCTCGCACGACGAGATGACGCGCTCGACGGCGCCCTTGGTGAAGACGTGCAGGTCGTGGCTGGCGACGTGCTGGAAGACGACCGACATCTTCTTGGTGTCCGAGTCGAACGGGAACTCGGTGACCTGCCGCCACTCGGGCTGGTCGCCACCGGCCAGGCGCAGCCTGTTCCAGTTGAACCTCGAGGCGTAAACCTGGATCGCGATCTCGGTGGGGTCGCCGcgggcgtgccattcgtctcCCGTCTTGTGCACGTTGGCCAGGTTGGCAAGCGATGCGATGTTGAGGTACGTCCGGAGCGTGGGGTCCTGGGTCGCCTGCGCCGCGTCAAAGGTTGCGCTGCCC
The Pyricularia oryzae 70-15 chromosome 1, whole genome shotgun sequence DNA segment above includes these coding regions:
- a CDS encoding potassium/sodium efflux P-type ATPase, with translation MGKKNSDDAVVRVSGQSNEPLSRPIHALTVAQFLEEIKGDAEDGLKPEEAKRRLEQYGNNDFGEGEGVSAIKIFVAQIANAMTLVLILAMAASFGIESWIEGAVIGAVILLNIVVGFWQEFKAAKTLDSLRSLSSPTARVIRDGANITIPTAEIVPGDMVELKTGDTIPADTRLIEAVNFETDEALLTGESLPVRKEVDKVFDDETGPGDRLNVAYSSSTVTKGRARGVVFATGLATEIGMIAAALRDKKSKRRPVKRKEDGSASPLRHAQAWTLTFSDMVGRFLGVNVGTPLQRKLSQLAVLLFFVAIVCTIIVLAANFFRPRQEVIIYAVATGVSMLPASLVVVLTITMAAGTKRMVQRHVIVRNLKSLEALGGVTNICSDKTGTLTQGKMVVRKSWVPGRGTYSVGTTNEPFNPTVGDLSLTSREPREIPSDEKDTGSATFDAAQATQDPTLRTYLNIASLANLANVHKTGDEWHARGDPTEIAIQVYASRFNWNRLRLAGGDQPEWRQVTEFPFDSDTKKMSVVFQHVASHDLHVFTKGAVERVISSCETIAIGGEDGAETSIVPITDEHVADIMKNMESLARMGLRVLAFANRENVREISEKEQPERNEFEAHLTFRGLIGLYDPPRPESAESVHLCQQAGISVHMLTGDHPETARAIAIEVGILPKTRMAEIPERTAKTMVMAASEFDKLTDDEVDALPNLPLVVARCAPNTKVRMISALHRRGKFVAMTGDGVNDSPSLKSADVGIAMGQAGSDVAKEAADIVLTDDNFASILNAVEEGRRMFDNIQKFILHVLAENIAQACTLLVGLVFKDHTGISVFPLAPVEVLWVIMVTSGLPDMGLGFELASPDILTRPPQNLKVGVFTPELLLDMTVYGLWMSACCLSAFVVVVYGFGNGELGDNCNTQYSPQCELVFRARATTFACLTWFALFLAWQVVHPRRSFFNLRSSGGPILTRWIRDVWMNRFLFWAIVVGFVTIFPTMYIPVVNHEVFKHEGITWEWAIVVVELILFFAGAESWKWAKRVWHRRRSAKKNPHHDNGDLESRVFGIYLQDSPNHHDEPLRQQPANGKRPSNEGTGNDSGASTQEKTQ